In a genomic window of Bradyrhizobium sp. LLZ17:
- a CDS encoding glutathione S-transferase family protein gives MQIYGDSNSGNCLKVKWVCDKLALPYSWIEIDTRKGESRTPQFLTMNGAGQVPTIQFDDGRTLAQSNAIIRYLARDSALIPADAYAAAKMDEWLFWEQYSHEPYIAVCRFQLVYLGRNASELDPEKVKRGYAALDRMEAHLTTSGFLAGDLVSLADISLLAYTRVAHEGGFDLARLAAIGRWIGDTEAYLGLPSAR, from the coding sequence ATGCAGATCTACGGCGACAGCAATTCCGGAAATTGTCTGAAAGTGAAGTGGGTCTGCGACAAGCTCGCGCTGCCCTACAGCTGGATCGAGATCGACACGCGCAAGGGCGAGTCGCGCACGCCCCAATTCCTGACGATGAACGGCGCCGGCCAGGTGCCGACCATCCAGTTCGACGACGGCCGCACCCTCGCGCAGTCCAACGCCATCATCCGCTATCTCGCGCGCGACAGCGCGCTCATTCCGGCCGACGCATACGCCGCTGCCAAGATGGACGAATGGCTGTTCTGGGAACAGTACAGCCACGAACCCTATATCGCGGTGTGCCGCTTCCAGCTCGTCTATCTCGGCAGGAATGCATCCGAGCTCGATCCGGAGAAGGTCAAGCGCGGCTATGCGGCGCTCGATCGCATGGAGGCCCATCTCACCACCAGTGGTTTCCTGGCTGGAGACCTGGTTTCGCTCGCCGACATCTCGCTGCTGGCCTATACCCGCGTCGCGCATGAAGGCGGCTTCGACCTCGCCCGCTTGGCCGCCATCGGCCGCTGGATCGGTGACACCGAGGCTTATCTCGGCCTTCCGTCGGCGCGCTAA
- a CDS encoding MFS transporter, with protein sequence MNKPVVVSEETLSEPVVVGDVAPAAAAGPAYIVLAGISFSHFLNDTMQSLIASVYPILKDTYALDFAQIGMITLAFQFTASLLQPVVGHYTDKKAQPYSLSVGMASTFFGLLLLSAAHQYLVILMAAALVGLGSAVFHPESARIARLASGGRYGFAQSVFQLGGSFGTSMGPVLAALIVVPFGQGSIAWFSSIAFLAIVILWRIGRWYEPQIKAKKVAVAQAHPDAPSSRRVAIALVVLVALLFSKQLYVSSLSSYYIFYLIDRFGVSTQAAQMYLFIFLAANAVGAFLGGPLGDRFGRKIVIWISIVGALPFTLALPYAGLYASAVLSVIIGLIISSTTSSIIVFAQELVPHRFGMISGVFFGVAFGIGGLGAAVLGKLADHTSIAFVYQVCAWLPAIGLLAVFLPRLPQHAR encoded by the coding sequence TTGAACAAGCCTGTCGTCGTCTCCGAGGAAACGCTGAGCGAGCCGGTCGTCGTCGGCGACGTCGCGCCGGCCGCTGCCGCAGGGCCGGCCTATATTGTGCTCGCCGGCATCAGCTTCTCGCACTTCCTCAACGACACCATGCAGTCGCTGATCGCCTCGGTGTATCCGATCCTGAAGGACACCTACGCGCTCGACTTCGCGCAGATCGGCATGATCACGCTGGCGTTCCAGTTCACGGCCTCGCTGCTCCAGCCGGTGGTCGGCCATTACACCGACAAGAAGGCGCAGCCTTATTCACTCTCGGTGGGCATGGCCTCGACCTTCTTCGGCCTGCTGCTGCTCAGCGCCGCGCACCAATATCTCGTCATCCTGATGGCCGCTGCGCTGGTCGGTCTCGGCTCGGCGGTGTTCCACCCTGAATCCGCGCGCATCGCCCGGCTCGCCTCCGGCGGCCGTTACGGCTTCGCGCAATCGGTGTTCCAGCTCGGCGGCAGCTTCGGCACCTCGATGGGGCCGGTGTTGGCTGCGCTGATCGTGGTGCCGTTCGGGCAGGGCAGCATCGCCTGGTTCTCCTCGATCGCGTTCCTCGCGATTGTCATCCTCTGGCGCATCGGCCGCTGGTACGAACCGCAGATCAAGGCAAAGAAGGTTGCGGTGGCTCAGGCCCATCCGGATGCGCCGAGCTCGCGCCGCGTGGCGATCGCGCTTGTTGTGCTGGTGGCGTTGCTGTTCTCGAAGCAGCTCTACGTCTCAAGCCTGTCGAGCTACTACATCTTCTACCTCATCGACCGCTTCGGCGTGTCGACGCAGGCCGCCCAGATGTATCTCTTCATCTTCCTCGCGGCGAACGCGGTCGGCGCGTTTCTCGGCGGTCCGCTCGGCGATCGCTTCGGCCGCAAGATCGTGATCTGGATCTCGATCGTCGGTGCGCTGCCGTTCACGCTGGCGCTGCCCTATGCCGGCCTCTACGCCAGCGCGGTGCTCAGCGTCATCATCGGCCTGATCATCTCCTCGACGACGTCGTCGATCATCGTGTTCGCGCAGGAACTGGTGCCGCATCGTTTCGGCATGATCTCCGGCGTGTTCTTCGGCGTCGCCTTCGGCATCGGCGGCCTGGGTGCCGCCGTGCTCGGCAAGCTCGCCGATCACACCTCGATCGCGTTCGTCTACCAGGTCTGCGCCTGGCTTCCCGCGATCGGGCTGCTTGCGGTGTTCCTGCCCAGGCTGCCGCAGCACGCGCGTTAA
- a CDS encoding L-lactate dehydrogenase has translation MKHITCIDDLRTLHQRRVPKAFFDYCDRGSYAEETLRANRDDLHDIKFRQRILVDVSRRDTSTMILGEPSTMPLILAPVGLLGMQHGDGEIYACRAAQAAGIPFTQSTMSICSIEDIAANVDKPFWFQLYVMKDRGFIKELIERAIAAKCSALVLTVDLQVIGQRHADIKNGMTIPPEWTLSKFLDFATKPAWVSGVLRGKRRTFGNIAGHVKNTEDLNRLAEWTASQFDTSLNWKDIEWVRSIWPGKLIIKGILDVEDAEEAAKTGAQALVVSNHGGRQLDGAPSSIEVLPEIADAVGERMEIMFDGGIRSGQDVMRALALGAKSCMIGRAYAYGLGAGGQAGVAKAIDIIHKELLTTMGLCGVNRVDEIDEHVIAV, from the coding sequence ATGAAGCACATCACCTGTATCGACGATCTTCGCACGCTGCATCAGCGGCGCGTGCCGAAGGCGTTCTTCGATTATTGTGACCGCGGTTCCTATGCCGAGGAGACGCTGCGCGCCAACCGCGACGATCTCCATGACATCAAATTCCGCCAGCGCATCCTGGTCGACGTTTCCCGGCGCGACACCTCGACCATGATCCTCGGCGAGCCCTCGACCATGCCGCTGATCCTGGCGCCTGTGGGCCTTCTCGGCATGCAGCATGGCGACGGCGAAATCTATGCCTGCCGCGCCGCGCAGGCCGCCGGCATCCCGTTCACGCAATCGACCATGTCGATCTGCTCGATCGAGGACATCGCCGCCAATGTCGACAAGCCGTTCTGGTTCCAGCTCTACGTCATGAAGGACCGCGGCTTCATCAAGGAGCTGATCGAGCGCGCGATCGCGGCGAAGTGCAGCGCGCTCGTGCTGACCGTCGACCTCCAGGTGATCGGGCAACGCCATGCCGACATCAAGAACGGCATGACGATTCCGCCGGAGTGGACGCTGTCGAAATTTCTGGATTTCGCAACCAAGCCGGCCTGGGTCTCCGGCGTGCTGCGCGGCAAGCGCCGCACCTTCGGCAACATCGCCGGTCACGTGAAGAACACCGAGGATCTCAACCGCCTCGCGGAGTGGACCGCCTCGCAGTTCGATACCTCGCTGAACTGGAAGGACATCGAGTGGGTCCGCAGCATCTGGCCCGGCAAGCTCATCATCAAGGGCATTCTGGACGTCGAGGACGCCGAGGAAGCCGCCAAGACCGGCGCACAGGCGCTGGTGGTGTCGAACCATGGCGGCCGTCAGCTCGACGGCGCGCCGTCCTCGATCGAGGTGCTGCCGGAGATCGCCGACGCGGTCGGTGAGAGGATGGAGATCATGTTCGACGGCGGCATCCGCTCCGGCCAGGACGTGATGCGCGCGCTCGCGCTCGGCGCAAAGTCCTGCATGATCGGCCGCGCCTACGCCTATGGCCTCGGTGCCGGCGGCCAGGCCGGCGTCGCCAAGGCGATCGACATCATCCACAAGGAGCTGTTGACGACCATGGGCCTGTGCGGCGTCAACAGGGTGGACGAGATCGACGAACACGTGATCGCGGTGTGA
- a CDS encoding outer membrane protein: MRSVKSLLAAGAASLISSVAFAADMPIAAPPPMYAPVAQPADFGGWYLRGDIGMTNQSAKRIDSAAAQNPNLSVGTFGLGFDSSPLFDLGVGYRFNNWFRADVIGQYRGRANFHGANSVIAPGFAGNDSYSGSKSEFVVMANAYVDLGTWWCITPFIGAGVGGSYNRISGFRDDGFQYVAINNPQLTSSSTYFADNGKWNLAWAAHAGLAYKVNPGFTVELAYSYMDLGDAAPGNFRAFDNSSSGASTIKIKDITSHDVKLGVRWELNSPPVYAPPPLVTKG, encoded by the coding sequence ATGCGTAGCGTGAAGTCTCTCCTTGCCGCGGGTGCGGCATCACTGATCTCCTCGGTGGCGTTCGCCGCCGATATGCCGATCGCGGCACCGCCCCCCATGTATGCCCCGGTCGCGCAGCCCGCCGACTTCGGCGGCTGGTATCTGCGCGGCGATATCGGCATGACCAACCAGAGCGCCAAGCGCATCGACAGTGCCGCTGCCCAAAACCCGAATCTCAGCGTCGGCACCTTTGGTCTGGGCTTTGATAGTTCGCCGTTGTTCGATCTTGGCGTTGGCTACCGGTTCAACAACTGGTTTCGTGCCGACGTAATTGGTCAATATCGTGGGCGCGCCAATTTCCATGGCGCCAACAGCGTTATTGCGCCCGGCTTTGCCGGAAACGACAGCTATAGCGGCAGCAAATCAGAGTTTGTTGTCATGGCGAATGCCTATGTGGATCTAGGCACCTGGTGGTGCATCACGCCATTCATCGGTGCCGGTGTCGGCGGCTCGTACAACAGGATCAGCGGCTTCCGCGACGATGGGTTCCAATACGTTGCGATCAACAATCCACAGTTGACCAGCAGCTCGACGTATTTTGCCGACAATGGCAAGTGGAACCTGGCCTGGGCCGCGCACGCCGGTCTCGCCTACAAGGTCAATCCCGGCTTCACTGTCGAACTGGCCTACAGCTACATGGATCTTGGTGATGCCGCGCCCGGCAACTTCCGCGCGTTCGACAACAGCAGCTCCGGCGCGAGCACGATCAAGATCAAGGACATCACGTCGCACGACGTCAAGCTCGGCGTGCGCTGGGAGCTCAACAGCCCGCCGGTCTACGCGCCGCCCCCGCTCGTCACCAAGGGCTGA
- a CDS encoding N-acetyltransferase family protein, which translates to MNTKSVSIRPARREDVPAMIAMLADDHLGRARERVEDPLPAVYYQAFERVERDPNLALVVAESEGRVVGCLQLAILPGISSQGGIRGLLEDVRVATDCRSRGIGEQLVQWAITEAKARGCNLVELMTHASRVDAQRFYKRLGFAASHVGMTVRF; encoded by the coding sequence ATGAATACGAAATCCGTTTCGATCCGCCCCGCACGTCGCGAGGACGTCCCTGCGATGATCGCGATGCTCGCCGACGATCATCTCGGCCGCGCGCGCGAGCGGGTGGAGGATCCATTGCCTGCCGTCTATTACCAGGCGTTCGAACGCGTCGAGCGCGATCCAAACCTCGCGCTCGTGGTTGCCGAGAGCGAGGGCAGGGTGGTCGGCTGCCTGCAACTCGCGATCCTCCCGGGCATCAGTTCGCAAGGCGGCATCCGCGGTCTGCTCGAGGATGTCCGCGTTGCCACGGATTGCCGCAGCCGCGGCATCGGCGAGCAATTGGTGCAGTGGGCGATCACAGAAGCAAAGGCGCGCGGCTGCAATCTGGTCGAGCTGATGACGCATGCGAGTCGCGTCGATGCGCAGCGCTTCTACAAGCGGCTCGGGTTCGCTGCGAGTCACGTCGGCATGACTGTCCGCTTTTGA
- a CDS encoding phosphoserine transaminase, translating to MTVAKPASRPNVPHFSSGPCAKRPGWNAQNLKDAALGRSHRAKVGKTKLKLAIDLTREVLEVPADYRIGIVPASDTGAVEMALWSLLGARPVTTLAWESFGEGWVSDIVKELKLKDVTKLNAAYGELPDLAKVDPNSDVVFTWNGTTSGVRVPNADWISASRAGLTICDATSAAFAQALDWAKLDVVTFSWQKALGGEAAHGMLILSPRAVERLETYKPAWPLPKIFRMTKGGKINEGIFVGETINTPSMLCVEDYLDALNWAKSIGGLKALIARADANTKVLADWKAKTPWIDFLAKDAAIRSNTSVCLKFTDPAITSLSEDAQAEFSKKLVALVEKEGAGYDFAYYRDAPAGLRIWCGATVEAKDVELLTQWIDWAFAETRAALPKAA from the coding sequence ATGACTGTAGCGAAGCCCGCTTCGCGGCCGAACGTGCCGCATTTCTCCTCCGGTCCCTGCGCCAAGCGCCCCGGCTGGAACGCCCAAAATCTCAAGGACGCAGCGCTCGGCCGTTCGCATCGCGCGAAGGTGGGCAAGACCAAGCTCAAGCTCGCGATCGACCTGACACGCGAAGTGCTCGAAGTGCCCGCCGATTATCGCATCGGCATCGTGCCGGCGTCCGATACCGGCGCGGTCGAGATGGCGCTGTGGTCGCTGCTCGGTGCGCGACCCGTCACCACGCTGGCCTGGGAATCCTTCGGCGAGGGCTGGGTCAGCGACATCGTCAAGGAATTGAAGCTCAAGGACGTCACCAAGCTCAACGCGGCGTACGGTGAACTCCCCGATCTCGCCAAGGTCGATCCGAACAGCGACGTCGTCTTCACCTGGAACGGCACCACCTCCGGCGTGCGCGTGCCGAACGCCGACTGGATCAGCGCGTCCCGCGCAGGCCTGACCATTTGCGACGCCACCTCGGCCGCGTTCGCGCAAGCGCTCGACTGGGCCAAGCTCGACGTCGTCACCTTCTCCTGGCAGAAGGCGCTCGGCGGCGAAGCCGCGCACGGCATGCTGATCCTGTCGCCTCGCGCGGTGGAACGGCTCGAGACCTACAAGCCGGCCTGGCCGCTGCCAAAGATCTTCCGCATGACCAAGGGCGGCAAGATCAACGAAGGCATCTTCGTCGGCGAGACCATCAACACGCCGTCGATGCTCTGCGTCGAGGATTATCTCGACGCGCTGAACTGGGCCAAGTCGATCGGCGGCCTCAAGGCGCTGATCGCGCGCGCCGATGCCAATACCAAGGTGCTGGCCGACTGGAAGGCGAAGACGCCCTGGATCGACTTCCTGGCCAAGGACGCGGCGATCCGCTCCAACACCTCGGTGTGCCTGAAGTTCACCGATCCCGCGATCACCTCGCTCTCCGAGGATGCGCAAGCCGAGTTCAGCAAGAAGCTGGTCGCGCTGGTCGAGAAGGAAGGCGCAGGCTACGACTTCGCCTATTACCGCGATGCCCCGGCCGGCCTGCGCATCTGGTGCGGTGCCACCGTCGAGGCCAAGGACGTCGAACTGCTGACACAGTGGATCGACTGGGCCTTTGCCGAGACCAGGGCGGCTCTGCCCAAGGCGGCCTGA
- the glmM gene encoding phosphoglucosamine mutase, with product MSRKYFGTDGIRGRANGLITPELALKVGQAAGLAFQRGDHRHRVVIGKDTRLSGYMIEYAMVAGFTSVGMDVLLVGPMPTPAVAMLTKSMRADLGVMISASHNLFEDNGIKLFGPQGFKLSDDVEKQIEQLLDEPIDKRLAQSASLGRARRIDGVHDRYIEFAKRTLPRDLSLDGLRVVVDCANGAAYKVVPEALWELGADVVPIGVEPDGFNINKDCGSTSPEALSKKVREMRADIGIALDGDADRVILVDERGHVVDGDQLLAVIAQSWKEDGRLSRPGIVATVMSNLGLERFLKGQGLDLVRTPVGDRYVLEQMLGGGYNLGGEQSGHIILSDYATTGDGFVAALQVLAVVQRLRRPVSEVCHRFDPLPQILKNVRHKGGKPLDNSDVKSAISDGEQRLNGHGRLLIRSSGTEPVIRVMAEGEDRILVEDVVDTIVSALGQAAA from the coding sequence ATGAGCCGCAAATATTTCGGGACGGACGGGATCCGGGGCCGCGCCAACGGACTGATCACGCCGGAGCTCGCGCTCAAGGTCGGCCAGGCCGCCGGCTTGGCGTTTCAGCGCGGTGACCACCGCCACCGGGTCGTGATCGGCAAGGACACCCGCCTGTCCGGCTACATGATCGAATATGCCATGGTCGCGGGCTTCACCTCCGTCGGCATGGACGTGCTGCTGGTCGGCCCGATGCCGACGCCGGCGGTCGCGATGCTGACCAAGTCGATGCGCGCCGATCTCGGCGTGATGATTTCGGCCTCGCACAATCTGTTCGAGGACAATGGCATCAAGCTGTTCGGCCCGCAGGGCTTCAAGCTCTCCGACGACGTCGAGAAGCAGATCGAGCAGCTGCTCGACGAGCCCATCGACAAGCGGCTGGCGCAAAGCGCAAGCCTGGGCCGCGCCCGCCGTATCGACGGCGTGCATGACCGCTACATCGAATTCGCCAAGCGCACGCTGCCGCGCGATCTCTCGCTGGACGGCCTGCGGGTCGTGGTCGATTGCGCCAACGGCGCCGCCTACAAGGTGGTGCCGGAAGCGCTGTGGGAACTCGGCGCCGACGTGGTGCCGATCGGCGTCGAGCCCGACGGCTTCAACATCAACAAGGATTGCGGCTCGACCTCGCCGGAAGCGCTGTCGAAGAAGGTGCGCGAGATGCGCGCCGATATCGGCATCGCGCTGGACGGCGACGCCGACCGCGTCATCCTGGTCGACGAGCGCGGCCATGTCGTCGACGGCGACCAGCTGCTCGCGGTGATCGCACAGAGCTGGAAGGAGGACGGGCGGCTGTCGCGGCCCGGCATCGTCGCCACCGTGATGTCCAATCTCGGGCTTGAGCGTTTCCTGAAAGGGCAGGGGCTCGATCTCGTGCGCACGCCGGTCGGCGACCGCTACGTGCTCGAGCAGATGCTGGGCGGCGGCTACAATCTCGGCGGCGAGCAGTCCGGCCACATCATTCTGTCCGACTACGCCACCACCGGCGACGGCTTTGTCGCTGCGTTGCAGGTGCTGGCGGTGGTGCAGAGGCTGCGCCGGCCCGTGTCCGAGGTCTGCCATCGCTTCGATCCGCTGCCGCAGATCCTCAAGAACGTCCGCCACAAGGGTGGCAAGCCGCTTGATAATTCCGACGTCAAGTCGGCGATCTCCGACGGCGAGCAGCGGCTCAACGGCCATGGCCGCCTCTTGATCCGCTCCTCCGGAACCGAGCCCGTGATCCGCGTCATGGCCGAGGGCGAGGACCGCATCCTGGTCGAGGACGTCGTCGACACCATCGTCTCCGCGCTCGGCCAGGCCGCGGCTTGA
- a CDS encoding outer membrane protein — protein MRRLLLAAAILGTVSAAHAADMPDLPVLRGGFTDGLSKSSVNWDGFYVGGQGGYGASDEHFSGSNRTMLSTLLDHNVIQQMDVANWNLGLGGQSTRSSGYGAFFGYNGQWEDVVLGLEVSYLHGTFGGTSQSSKELVSGSALTDGFFHDVKVTSSAGISISDMATFRGRAAYAWGCFLPYIFGGFALGKADISRNVLVEDSVSRTINGSFAGLQPLSADDTVHNHMIYGYTAGLGVDVNLAGGLFARAEWEYIRFTTNIDTNINTVRAGLGYKF, from the coding sequence ATGCGTAGGCTTTTGTTGGCGGCAGCGATATTGGGGACGGTGTCCGCCGCACATGCGGCCGACATGCCGGACTTGCCGGTCCTGCGCGGCGGCTTCACCGACGGGCTGAGCAAATCCAGTGTCAACTGGGACGGCTTCTATGTCGGCGGCCAAGGCGGCTACGGCGCGTCGGACGAACATTTCAGCGGAAGCAACCGGACGATGCTGAGCACGCTGCTGGATCACAATGTGATTCAGCAGATGGACGTGGCGAACTGGAATCTCGGCCTCGGCGGACAGTCGACCCGCTCGAGCGGCTACGGCGCCTTCTTCGGATATAACGGCCAGTGGGAGGACGTCGTCCTCGGCCTCGAGGTGAGCTATCTGCACGGCACCTTCGGTGGCACGTCGCAGTCCTCGAAGGAACTCGTCAGCGGCAGTGCACTGACCGACGGCTTTTTCCACGACGTCAAGGTGACGTCGTCGGCCGGAATCTCGATCTCTGACATGGCGACCTTCCGTGGCCGTGCGGCGTATGCCTGGGGCTGCTTCCTGCCTTACATTTTTGGCGGCTTCGCGCTCGGCAAGGCCGACATCTCGCGGAATGTTCTTGTCGAGGATTCGGTCAGCAGGACGATCAACGGATCTTTTGCAGGCCTCCAGCCGCTGAGCGCCGACGATACGGTGCACAATCACATGATCTACGGCTATACCGCCGGTCTCGGCGTTGACGTCAACCTCGCCGGCGGGCTGTTTGCGCGCGCCGAATGGGAATACATCCGCTTCACCACCAACATTGACACGAATATCAACACAGTTCGGGCGGGTCTCGGCTACAAGTTCTGA
- a CDS encoding IS5 family transposase, which translates to MVERNVGQMSLADVLVRARRGSILDEVEAVVDWAPLRSLLGKRGGDGAGNSSYPAEVMLRCLLAGIWHNLSDPALEAAIADRLSFRRFVGLSLHDQTPDHTTLWRFRQELAKDGLIEKVFAEINRQLEAKKLILKQGTLVDASLIPARATPPRKARKDGEDTPSADRDARWGRKGKKSVFGYKIHTGVDAGHTIIRRVHMTDASITDTEPADRLFCGDEEAVYGDQAYYTHARHARLTEAGIKDRLMRRSNKHHPELPPRQKLRNKLIAKIRSAVERPYAVFKEHYGLRRMRFFNFARNQTHIVLACCAYNLRRAAGALAAQRPESVSV; encoded by the coding sequence ATGGTCGAGCGCAATGTCGGTCAAATGAGCTTGGCGGATGTCCTGGTTCGGGCACGCCGAGGCAGCATCCTGGATGAGGTGGAGGCTGTTGTGGATTGGGCGCCGCTGCGCTCGCTTCTTGGCAAGCGGGGTGGCGATGGTGCCGGTAACAGCAGCTATCCAGCGGAAGTCATGCTTCGCTGCTTGCTCGCCGGGATCTGGCACAATCTGTCCGATCCGGCGCTGGAAGCCGCCATTGCGGACCGGCTGTCGTTTCGTCGCTTTGTTGGTCTGAGCCTGCACGATCAGACCCCGGATCACACGACATTGTGGCGGTTTCGGCAGGAACTCGCCAAGGACGGTCTGATCGAGAAGGTGTTCGCGGAGATCAATCGGCAGTTGGAGGCCAAGAAGCTGATCCTCAAGCAGGGGACGCTGGTCGACGCCTCGTTGATCCCGGCCCGAGCCACTCCGCCCCGCAAGGCACGCAAGGATGGCGAGGATACGCCATCTGCGGATCGCGATGCACGCTGGGGCCGGAAAGGCAAAAAGAGCGTGTTCGGCTACAAGATCCACACGGGTGTGGATGCCGGTCACACCATCATTCGTCGTGTCCACATGACGGATGCCTCGATCACTGATACAGAACCGGCGGATCGTCTGTTCTGTGGTGATGAGGAAGCGGTCTATGGCGATCAGGCCTATTACACGCATGCCCGGCACGCGCGCCTGACCGAAGCCGGTATCAAGGATCGCCTGATGCGTCGTTCGAACAAGCATCATCCCGAACTGCCGCCACGACAGAAGCTGCGCAACAAGCTGATCGCGAAGATACGCTCAGCCGTGGAGCGACCGTACGCCGTGTTCAAGGAGCATTATGGTCTGCGGCGGATGCGCTTCTTCAACTTCGCGCGCAACCAGACGCACATCGTGCTGGCCTGTTGCGCCTACAATCTGCGTCGCGCGGCCGGCGCCTTGGCCGCGCAACGCCCAGAGTCCGTCTCCGTTTGA
- the serA gene encoding phosphoglycerate dehydrogenase: MTKPKVLISDALSPAAVQIFKDRGVEVDFQPNLGKDKDKLAEIIGNYDGLAIRSATKATAKILEKATNLKVIGRAGIGVDNVEIPAATAKGIIVMNTPFGNSITTAEHAITLMLALAREIPQADASTQAGKWEKNRFMGVEITGKVLGVVGCGNIGSIVADRALGLRMKVIAFDPFLSPERARDIGVEKVDLDDLLKRADFITLHTPLTDKTKNIIDAAAIAKMKKGVRLINCARGGLVDEQAVVDALNSKHIAGAAFDVFVEEPATANVLFGHPNVICTPHLGASTTEAQENVALQVAEQMSDYLLTGAISNAVNFPSITAEEAPKLKPFIALAEKLGSFAGQLTESGILKVEITYEGHVAEMKIKAITSAVLSGLLRPMLGEVNVVSAPVVAKERGMVVDEIVRAAQSDYESLITVTVTTERQARSVSGTVYADGKPRLVDIKGIRVDAEFGKSMIYVTNEDKPGFIGRFASLLGDAKINIATFHLGRVAQGSDAIALVEVDGAVPADLLAKVQALPQVKQVKALTF; encoded by the coding sequence ATGACCAAGCCCAAAGTTCTCATTTCCGACGCGCTCTCGCCCGCCGCCGTGCAGATCTTCAAGGATCGCGGCGTCGAGGTCGACTTCCAGCCCAACCTCGGCAAGGACAAGGACAAGCTCGCCGAGATCATCGGCAATTACGACGGCCTTGCGATCCGCTCCGCGACCAAGGCGACCGCCAAGATCCTGGAGAAGGCGACCAACCTCAAGGTGATCGGCCGCGCCGGCATCGGTGTCGACAATGTCGAGATCCCCGCCGCCACGGCAAAGGGCATCATCGTGATGAATACGCCGTTCGGCAATTCGATCACGACCGCCGAGCACGCCATCACGCTGATGCTGGCGCTGGCCCGCGAGATCCCGCAGGCCGACGCCTCGACTCAGGCCGGCAAGTGGGAGAAGAACCGCTTCATGGGCGTCGAGATCACCGGCAAGGTGCTCGGCGTCGTCGGTTGCGGCAATATCGGCTCGATCGTCGCCGACCGCGCGCTCGGCCTGCGCATGAAGGTGATCGCGTTCGACCCGTTCCTGTCGCCGGAGCGCGCCAGGGACATCGGCGTGGAGAAGGTCGATCTCGACGATCTCTTGAAACGCGCCGACTTCATCACGCTGCACACCCCGCTGACGGACAAGACCAAGAACATCATCGACGCGGCTGCGATCGCCAAAATGAAGAAGGGCGTGCGCCTGATCAACTGCGCCCGCGGCGGCCTGGTCGACGAGCAGGCGGTGGTCGATGCGCTCAATTCCAAGCACATTGCCGGTGCCGCCTTCGACGTCTTCGTCGAGGAGCCCGCCACCGCCAACGTGCTGTTCGGCCATCCCAACGTGATCTGCACGCCGCATCTCGGCGCCTCCACCACCGAGGCCCAGGAGAACGTCGCGCTGCAGGTCGCCGAGCAGATGTCGGACTATCTGCTCACCGGCGCGATCTCGAACGCCGTCAACTTCCCCTCGATCACGGCGGAAGAAGCACCGAAGCTGAAGCCGTTCATCGCGCTCGCCGAGAAGCTCGGCTCGTTTGCCGGCCAGCTCACCGAAAGCGGGATCCTCAAGGTCGAGATCACCTATGAAGGCCACGTCGCCGAGATGAAGATCAAGGCGATCACCTCGGCGGTATTGTCCGGCCTGCTGCGGCCGATGCTCGGCGAGGTCAACGTGGTGTCCGCACCCGTCGTCGCCAAGGAGCGCGGCATGGTGGTCGACGAGATCGTGCGCGCCGCGCAGAGCGACTATGAAAGCCTGATCACGGTCACCGTCACCACCGAGCGCCAGGCGCGCTCGGTCTCCGGCACCGTCTATGCCGACGGCAAGCCGCGCCTCGTCGACATCAAGGGCATCCGCGTCGACGCCGAGTTCGGCAAGTCGATGATCTACGTCACCAACGAGGACAAGCCGGGTTTCATCGGCAGGTTCGCGAGCCTGTTGGGCGACGCCAAGATCAACATCGCGACCTTCCACCTCGGCCGCGTCGCGCAGGGCAGCGATGCCATCGCGCTGGTCGAGGTCGACGGCGCGGTGCCGGCCGACCTGCTCGCCAAGGTGCAGGCCCTGCCGCAGGTCAAGCAGGTCAAGGCACTGACGTTCTAG